One part of the Brachionichthys hirsutus isolate HB-005 unplaced genomic scaffold, CSIRO-AGI_Bhir_v1 contig_445, whole genome shotgun sequence genome encodes these proteins:
- the LOC137913852 gene encoding BLOC-2 complex member HPS3-like, translating to MVALHASGGVQLQQADHVFKEDVVQELLFRVASVYIDRLTDARPDPPRGRGPLKSADDLINSCCHYGALYPWLTVLNPARTSNAQHQEAPHKLQSLLCGPSLSVGAVSPLLDGLPEETSWGFSLHLLRATRRGQYDSCIEKLLDRCPQAIVAYGNHHFQDEDKVLWWTKLLPELCNRTRAAADNGILLAALKETVVVVAMEMSPAEFLELIPDDGAASYFLPHLLTCCQRHLLT from the exons ATGGTGGCGTTACACGCCAGCGGCGGCGTCCAGCTGCAACAAGCCGATCACGTGTTCAAG gaagatgTCGTTCAGGAACTTCTGTTCAGGGTGGCGTCCGTCTACATCGACCGGCTGACGGACGCGCGCCCGGACCCTCCGCGGGGGCGCGGCCCGCTGAAGAGCGCCGACGATCTG aTCAACTCGTGCTGCCATTACGGCGCTCTTTACCCGTGGCTGACTGTTCTCAATCCCGCTCGCACGTCCAACGCCCAACACCAGGAGGCGCCACACAAACTCCAG TCCCTGCTGTGTGGACCGTCCCTGTCTGTGGGCGCCGTCTCGCCCCTGCTGGACGGCCTGCCGGAGGAGACCTCCTGGGGGTTCAGCCTGCACCTGCTCCGCGCCACCAGAAGGGGGCAGTACGACAGCTGCATTGAAAAGCTGCTGGACCGATGTCCTCAGGCCATCGTCGCCTACGGCAACCATCATTTCCAAGACGAAGACAAG gtgttgtGGTGGACGAAGCTGCTCCCTGAGCTCTGCAACAGGACGAGAGCGGCAGCGGATAACGGCATCCTATTGGCTGCTCTCAAAG AGACGGTggttgtggttgccatggagatgagcCCAGCCGAGTTCCTTGAGCTGATCCCGGATGACGGCGCCGCCTCGTACTTCCTGCCTCACCTGTTGACATGTTGCCAGAGACACCTGCTGACCTGA